A stretch of the Desulfobacter sp. genome encodes the following:
- a CDS encoding PadR family transcriptional regulator: MSLKYSILGLLHYEDMHGYRIKEHIEQNFGHMWSVNFGQIYPNLKKLEQEGLVSMGKAVQNGQKGPPKKLYTLTRAGKEAFQEWLAASPEKSMLLRDPFLMRFVFLGFGNSKRALELIDEQILSYEKQLESRRQNQKKWQSKDIYVTQVAELGIEMNLMFLGWLKSTRKKISEQKR, from the coding sequence ATGTCATTAAAATATTCCATTCTCGGCCTGCTGCACTACGAGGATATGCACGGATACCGCATCAAAGAACATATTGAACAAAATTTCGGCCATATGTGGTCCGTGAACTTCGGGCAGATCTACCCCAATTTAAAAAAACTGGAACAAGAAGGGCTGGTCTCCATGGGCAAGGCCGTACAGAACGGGCAAAAAGGACCGCCTAAAAAATTGTACACCCTGACCCGGGCGGGAAAAGAGGCCTTTCAAGAATGGCTTGCAGCCTCCCCTGAAAAAAGCATGCTGCTTCGGGACCCTTTTTTGATGCGGTTTGTCTTTTTGGGGTTTGGCAACTCAAAAAGAGCGCTGGAACTTATTGACGAGCAGATTCTCTCCTATGAAAAACAGCTGGAGTCCCGCAGGCAAAACCAGAAAAAATGGCAGTCAAAAGATATCTATGTCACTCAGGTGGCTGAACTGGGCATTGAGATGAATCTCATGTTTCTGGGCTGGCTCAAATCAACCCGGAAAAAAATCAGCGAACAAAAGCGATGA
- a CDS encoding PHP domain-containing protein: MKKTIFADLHNHTQASDGDFSSKELIQRVKQKGIKVVGITDHDTLEGLEKAVSQGDAAGVKVLPGVEISVRFNLDFFTGTLHVLAYFSPSRLRDKNFVKEFKGLLEKGRGDGLVRARIDKINGVFGPHGSIPTLFRDLAFEDISQYSKNASRRHFALALEKDLGIQDKAAVNQIIGNASPAYLPSGIDLAQVAQFLKSAPVVGVLAHPAAGSFPGEGHYKEVLPPVEIVQTLLPELLSAGIQGLEVFYPGHTKAHMALVLDWADKHRLLVTGGSDCHDAQERPVGICGISEPEFLRLKQAIERADKKYGGL, encoded by the coding sequence ATGAAAAAAACAATATTTGCAGATCTGCACAATCACACCCAGGCCTCTGACGGGGATTTTTCTTCAAAAGAGCTGATTCAAAGGGTAAAGCAAAAAGGCATTAAGGTTGTGGGGATCACGGATCATGATACCCTGGAAGGGCTTGAAAAAGCCGTGTCACAAGGTGATGCCGCCGGGGTTAAGGTATTGCCCGGGGTGGAAATATCTGTCCGGTTCAACCTTGATTTTTTTACCGGCACCCTCCATGTTCTGGCTTATTTTTCACCGTCAAGATTAAGGGATAAAAACTTTGTAAAAGAGTTTAAGGGCTTGCTGGAAAAGGGAAGGGGGGATGGTCTGGTCCGGGCCAGGATTGATAAAATCAATGGGGTGTTCGGACCCCACGGTAGTATTCCCACGCTTTTCAGGGATCTGGCCTTTGAAGATATCTCCCAATATTCTAAAAATGCCTCAAGACGGCATTTTGCCCTGGCCCTGGAAAAGGATCTGGGTATCCAAGACAAGGCCGCAGTCAACCAAATTATCGGTAATGCCAGTCCTGCCTACCTGCCTTCGGGAATAGACCTTGCCCAGGTGGCTCAATTTTTAAAATCAGCCCCAGTGGTGGGAGTGCTGGCCCATCCGGCAGCCGGCTCCTTTCCGGGAGAAGGCCATTACAAAGAGGTGCTTCCCCCTGTTGAAATTGTGCAGACCCTGCTGCCCGAACTTTTATCCGCCGGCATCCAGGGCCTTGAGGTCTTTTATCCCGGCCATACCAAAGCCCATATGGCCCTTGTTTTAGACTGGGCAGACAAACATCGCCTTTTGGTTACGGGCGGGTCTGACTGCCATGATGCCCAGGAGAGGCCCGTTGGGATCTGCGGAATTTCGGAGCCTGAATTTTTGCGGCTGAAACAGGCCATTGAAAGGGCGGATAAAAAATATGGGGGCCTTTAA
- a CDS encoding phosphoenolpyruvate carboxykinase (GTP), translating into MDVLNKLGRINSPAQALELFKLKLEDDHLEKISKIHHPDVLVRIANAISVCNPKRVYINTGSAEDKAFIKTLALEKKEERSLSMDNHTIHFDLADEQGRIVDRTFYIADPQDHVSSLANRMTREDALKDIGSTMTDIMADMTMVVGFYNRGPVGAPVSNPALEITSSAYVAHSAELLYRNAFDDFNQEVEDRGHFFTNVHSEGLNRTEDLPKARVFMDRKFQTTYAYNCTYAGNTLLLKKGNHRFAVDKAVYANRGKELSEHMFITGIHGPNGRTTWCAGAAPSGCGKTTTAMAGNVFVGDDLAQMWIARDGSIRSVNPENGIFGIVEDVNQEGDPLLMKVLRKPGHEVIWSNVLIDENKVPHWVGNLEPQPDKGVNFQGDWYKGKTNDKNEPIPMSHPNSRCTLASTSLDNYSPEAANPKGVLTRVFTYSGRDADTMPPVWVAKTSDAGVVIGACIVSAATATEVGVTGVKRAPWANAPFIPGALGDYMDAQFKFFGNPDISDDNKPVMAGLNYFLTDRARGGETDQLLGEKKDVKAWLAWLERYAHGEMGSLCTPIGNLPMYPDLKRLFSQIIDKEYPKALYDKQFSIYTEKIIQRIELQEAAYAKEVNIPEQLFDILAEQKKQLKELAQSQGTIILPDFFISS; encoded by the coding sequence ATGGACGTATTAAACAAACTTGGAAGAATTAATTCCCCTGCCCAAGCCCTTGAACTTTTCAAACTGAAACTCGAAGACGACCACCTAGAAAAAATTTCAAAAATCCACCACCCGGATGTCCTGGTGAGAATCGCCAATGCCATTTCAGTGTGCAATCCTAAAAGGGTATATATTAATACCGGTTCGGCCGAAGACAAGGCCTTTATTAAGACCCTGGCCCTTGAAAAAAAAGAAGAGCGGTCTTTGTCCATGGACAACCATACCATCCACTTTGATCTAGCCGATGAACAGGGCAGAATTGTTGACCGCACCTTTTATATTGCCGATCCCCAAGACCATGTTTCCTCCCTGGCCAACCGGATGACAAGGGAAGATGCCCTAAAGGATATTGGATCCACCATGACAGATATCATGGCCGACATGACCATGGTTGTGGGATTTTACAACCGAGGCCCTGTGGGGGCACCGGTTTCCAACCCGGCCCTTGAAATCACCTCTTCGGCCTATGTGGCCCACAGTGCCGAACTTTTGTACAGAAATGCCTTTGATGATTTTAACCAGGAGGTGGAAGACCGGGGTCATTTTTTCACCAATGTCCATTCAGAGGGGCTTAACCGGACCGAAGATCTGCCCAAGGCAAGGGTGTTCATGGACAGAAAATTTCAGACCACCTATGCCTACAACTGCACCTATGCCGGCAATACCCTGCTGTTGAAAAAAGGGAACCACCGTTTTGCCGTGGACAAGGCCGTGTATGCCAACAGGGGCAAAGAATTATCCGAACACATGTTTATCACCGGGATCCACGGCCCCAACGGGCGGACCACCTGGTGTGCAGGGGCGGCCCCCTCAGGATGCGGAAAAACCACAACCGCCATGGCAGGCAATGTATTTGTAGGGGATGACCTGGCCCAGATGTGGATTGCCAGGGACGGAAGCATCCGGTCGGTCAATCCTGAAAACGGCATTTTCGGCATTGTTGAGGATGTCAACCAGGAAGGGGATCCCCTTCTCATGAAAGTATTGCGAAAACCCGGACACGAGGTTATCTGGTCAAATGTATTAATTGACGAAAACAAGGTTCCCCATTGGGTGGGCAACCTCGAACCCCAGCCGGACAAGGGCGTCAACTTCCAAGGAGACTGGTACAAGGGCAAAACCAATGACAAAAACGAGCCCATCCCCATGTCCCATCCCAATTCCAGGTGCACTTTGGCCTCCACCTCACTGGACAACTATTCCCCTGAGGCAGCCAATCCCAAAGGGGTGCTCACCCGCGTGTTTACCTATTCGGGCAGGGATGCTGACACCATGCCCCCGGTATGGGTGGCCAAAACCTCGGATGCGGGCGTGGTCATCGGTGCCTGTATTGTATCGGCTGCCACGGCCACGGAAGTCGGGGTTACCGGTGTCAAACGCGCCCCCTGGGCCAATGCTCCCTTTATCCCGGGTGCCCTGGGAGATTATATGGATGCCCAGTTTAAATTTTTCGGCAACCCCGACATCAGTGACGACAATAAGCCGGTCATGGCCGGGCTCAACTATTTTCTCACGGACCGGGCCAGGGGAGGCGAGACAGACCAGCTTCTCGGAGAGAAAAAAGATGTCAAAGCATGGCTGGCGTGGCTGGAAAGATATGCCCATGGCGAGATGGGCTCCCTTTGTACCCCCATTGGAAATCTGCCGATGTACCCGGATCTAAAACGATTGTTCAGCCAGATCATTGACAAAGAATATCCCAAAGCCCTGTATGACAAACAGTTCTCCATCTATACGGAAAAGATCATCCAGCGCATCGAGCTCCAGGAAGCCGCCTATGCCAAGGAAGTTAATATCCCCGAACAGCTTTTTGATATCCTGGCAGAACAAAAAAAACAGCTCAAAGAACTCGCCCAGAGCCAGGGCACCATTATTTTACCTGATTTTTTTATTTCATCATAA
- a CDS encoding NAD-dependent epimerase/dehydratase family protein: MGSHVVEYLVSRGVRVRATARPRKDLSFFENLGVEYMAADLSDPATLEPLFDGKVDRVFHLGAICNFSTPYKQLAPVNVQGVEAITGLALKKGVKQFIHVTSTSVYGYYTGIPFLETHERHPENDYGKSKRDGENVIFKRMEQGLFAIIVRPYTVYGPRCTDGAGKAFSRATSISAIPGTGQQVLANVRAEDVAAALYFLSEKKESSGQVFNICDDSSPTLGRALTLAAQTFGSSPPKLRLPLWLVRAAARADGIISGFKNQIPELEYEAVKYLDRDYRVNNTKLKETGFKLTYPDFEASMTELGEAYKKHN; this comes from the coding sequence ATGGGCAGCCATGTGGTGGAATATCTGGTAAGCCGGGGCGTCCGGGTCAGGGCAACGGCCCGGCCCAGAAAAGACCTTTCCTTTTTTGAAAATTTAGGCGTGGAATATATGGCAGCAGATCTTTCAGATCCTGCCACTCTTGAGCCTTTGTTTGACGGAAAGGTTGACCGCGTCTTTCACCTGGGTGCCATCTGCAATTTTTCAACCCCTTATAAGCAACTGGCCCCGGTCAACGTACAGGGAGTGGAAGCCATTACCGGTCTGGCCCTGAAAAAGGGGGTCAAACAATTTATCCATGTGACCTCAACCTCGGTTTACGGGTATTATACCGGCATCCCCTTTTTGGAAACCCATGAACGGCACCCTGAAAACGATTACGGAAAAAGCAAGCGGGACGGGGAGAATGTGATTTTCAAACGGATGGAACAAGGTCTTTTTGCCATCATCGTAAGACCCTACACCGTATATGGGCCCAGGTGCACGGACGGGGCCGGCAAGGCATTTTCCAGGGCCACGTCCATATCGGCCATCCCGGGCACAGGCCAACAGGTGCTGGCCAACGTAAGGGCAGAAGATGTGGCTGCGGCCCTTTATTTTCTGTCTGAAAAAAAAGAGAGTTCAGGCCAGGTGTTCAACATCTGCGATGATTCCAGCCCCACCCTGGGAAGGGCCCTGACCCTGGCCGCGCAGACATTTGGATCATCTCCTCCGAAACTCAGGCTCCCCCTTTGGCTGGTGCGGGCAGCGGCCCGGGCAGACGGGATCATCTCAGGATTCAAAAATCAAATTCCCGAGCTTGAATATGAGGCCGTCAAATACCTGGACCGGGATTACCGGGTCAACAATACTAAATTAAAAGAGACCGGGTTCAAGCTGACCTACCCGGATTTTGAAGCATCCATGACAGAACTGGGGGAGGCGTACAAAAAGCATAATTGA
- a CDS encoding methyl-accepting chemotaxis protein: protein MFTLVCLAGLSLNIGSSWLVFLIIWVLTCLIIRALLVFAGNQIALDMENLNTVSARIAKGDLRLVQGADVKDPVLSRVVSDLENISQLMTQAVTLVDQSSRQLVLSSSHVDSISLEISQANTKERETSEQVIQATEQLQNISKTVAEHVDKTMVTVGQARENALEGFTIVSQNINDLADTGTSVHKTAQEMVALKNIIGRIQSIAGTIRDIADQTNLLGLNARIESARAGEAGKGFAVVANEIVDLAGQTETETGGIGQVISQVIGQVDQSVDSMEQVVTKVKNSQDQFQTSVEAFGLIKEDVERTIENAEHIQAYNKDQADQLTLLHERLNALLEVFAVSIQKSASTSMVARDLVETSEKLNQMIDQFKLDPPKPPQRSDRELRREPRIKNHLKVSMYQDNRVVEGFTDNLSMTGLMVKCGEALDRDRDIRVVMQLPREIFNMEKDQLEMTAVVLRENQKNHDFYFGMQFVNMTASVHKDLSRVFEYFQKSVEYA from the coding sequence ATGTTTACCTTGGTCTGCCTGGCCGGCTTGAGCCTGAATATCGGTTCTTCCTGGCTGGTTTTTTTAATCATCTGGGTATTGACCTGTCTTATCATTCGGGCGCTTTTGGTCTTTGCCGGTAATCAGATCGCTTTGGACATGGAAAATTTAAACACGGTTTCGGCCAGGATTGCCAAGGGAGATCTGAGGCTCGTACAAGGGGCTGATGTAAAAGATCCGGTTTTGAGCAGGGTTGTTTCAGATCTTGAGAATATCAGCCAGCTTATGACCCAGGCCGTGACCCTGGTTGACCAGAGCAGCCGCCAGCTTGTTCTCTCTTCAAGCCATGTGGATTCCATTTCCCTTGAGATATCCCAGGCCAACACAAAAGAGAGGGAAACTAGCGAACAGGTGATCCAGGCCACAGAACAGCTTCAAAATATTTCAAAGACGGTGGCAGAACATGTGGACAAGACGATGGTCACCGTGGGCCAGGCCCGGGAAAATGCCCTTGAAGGATTTACCATTGTCAGCCAGAACATTAATGACCTGGCAGATACGGGCACTAGTGTCCACAAGACAGCCCAGGAGATGGTGGCTTTAAAAAATATTATCGGAAGGATTCAGTCCATTGCCGGAACCATCCGGGATATTGCCGACCAGACCAACCTTTTGGGGCTCAATGCCAGGATTGAATCGGCAAGGGCAGGGGAGGCGGGCAAAGGCTTTGCCGTTGTGGCCAACGAGATTGTCGATCTTGCAGGGCAGACAGAAACCGAAACAGGCGGCATCGGCCAGGTGATCTCTCAGGTGATCGGCCAGGTGGATCAGTCCGTGGATTCCATGGAACAGGTGGTGACCAAGGTTAAAAATTCCCAGGACCAGTTCCAAACCTCGGTAGAGGCATTTGGATTAATAAAGGAAGATGTGGAGCGGACCATTGAAAATGCAGAGCATATCCAAGCCTATAATAAGGATCAGGCGGACCAGCTTACGCTTTTGCATGAACGTCTCAATGCCCTTTTAGAGGTCTTTGCCGTGAGTATCCAAAAATCAGCCTCCACATCCATGGTGGCCCGGGATCTTGTGGAGACATCTGAAAAACTCAACCAGATGATTGACCAATTTAAACTGGACCCGCCCAAGCCCCCCCAGCGCTCGGACAGGGAATTGCGGCGGGAGCCCCGGATTAAAAATCATCTTAAGGTGAGCATGTACCAAGACAACCGTGTGGTTGAAGGGTTTACAGATAATTTGAGCATGACAGGTCTCATGGTCAAGTGCGGGGAAGCCCTTGACCGGGACAGGGATATCCGGGTGGTGATGCAGCTGCCCCGGGAGATTTTTAATATGGAAAAAGATCAGCTTGAAATGACGGCTGTGGTGCTTCGGGAAAATCAGAAAAACCATGATTTTTATTTTGGGATGCAGTTTGTCAATATGACAGCTTCGGTACACAAAGATCTTTCTCGGGTCTTTGAATATTTTCAAAAATCTGTTGAATATGCATAA
- a CDS encoding IS256 family transposase → MTEENTEFDFQKALKGIQEGKPFTGKGGVLTSLIKNLAEAALEGELESHLGQEVSANRRNGKSKKTIKSLDDKFELKTPRDRAGTFSPQIVKKHQTTLSDEIERKIIALYGLGMSYNDMASHLQEIYGLEISNATLSTITDKIIHTVKEWQARPLENVYPIVWLDAIHYKVRENGKVGSKAVYTILGVNIEGRKEVLGLYISENEGANFWLQVLTDLSNRGVKDILIACVDGLKGFPEAIETIFPDTEVQVCVVHQIRNSLKYVGSKNKKEFMADLKRVYKAVNKDLAEEELDILENKWNDKYPIVIKSWRNNWEPLSHFFKYPEEIRRIIYTTNTIEAVHRQFRKLTKTKGSFPNQDSLLKLLYMGIQNASKKWTMPIQNWSLTISQLAIFFEGRLDKELGI, encoded by the coding sequence ATGACCGAAGAAAACACCGAATTTGATTTTCAAAAAGCCCTTAAAGGCATCCAGGAAGGTAAACCCTTCACAGGTAAGGGCGGCGTCCTTACATCATTAATCAAAAATCTTGCTGAAGCTGCTCTTGAAGGAGAGTTGGAGTCCCATCTCGGGCAGGAAGTTTCTGCCAACCGCCGTAATGGAAAAAGCAAAAAGACCATTAAATCCCTGGATGATAAATTTGAGCTAAAAACCCCGCGTGACAGGGCCGGAACCTTCTCTCCACAGATCGTCAAAAAACATCAGACAACGCTCAGCGATGAAATTGAAAGAAAGATAATAGCCCTTTACGGCCTGGGCATGAGTTATAATGATATGGCTTCCCATTTACAGGAAATCTATGGACTTGAGATTTCAAATGCCACTCTGAGCACCATTACCGATAAAATCATTCATACCGTCAAAGAATGGCAGGCCAGGCCGTTGGAAAATGTGTACCCAATCGTATGGCTTGATGCCATACATTATAAAGTACGAGAAAACGGAAAGGTCGGCAGCAAAGCCGTTTACACAATTCTTGGGGTGAATATCGAGGGCCGCAAAGAGGTTCTTGGGCTGTACATATCCGAGAATGAGGGTGCGAACTTCTGGCTGCAGGTGTTAACAGACCTTTCAAACCGAGGGGTAAAAGATATCCTGATTGCCTGTGTTGATGGTCTAAAAGGTTTTCCCGAGGCCATTGAGACCATATTCCCGGACACAGAAGTTCAAGTCTGCGTAGTCCACCAGATCCGAAATTCATTGAAATACGTTGGTTCCAAAAATAAAAAGGAATTTATGGCAGATCTAAAACGTGTTTATAAAGCGGTCAATAAGGATCTGGCCGAAGAAGAACTGGATATCTTGGAAAATAAATGGAATGACAAATACCCGATTGTGATAAAATCCTGGCGGAACAACTGGGAACCCCTCAGTCATTTCTTTAAATATCCAGAAGAGATTCGACGGATAATATACACCACAAATACCATTGAGGCTGTGCATCGACAGTTTCGAAAACTGACCAAAACAAAGGGATCATTCCCGAACCAGGACAGCCTGTTAAAGCTGCTTTACATGGGGATCCAGAACGCCAGTAAAAAATGGACAATGCCGATTCAAAATTGGTCACTGACAATTTCCCAGTTGGCAATTTTCTTTGAAGGCCGGCTGGATAAAGAGCTGGGAATTTGA
- a CDS encoding SDR family NAD(P)-dependent oxidoreductase: protein MNQVVVITGLAQGMGRQVAKMLAQSGDTIAGFDMNQADLDSLSKELTAIGGDHLLEPINILDRDKILAFRDRVMEKYNRVDIVLSNIGIGFFGPFEETDLAKAAQCIEINVMGTAAVFQAFIPAMRENKKS, encoded by the coding sequence ATGAATCAGGTTGTCGTCATAACAGGTCTGGCCCAGGGCATGGGCAGGCAGGTGGCAAAAATGCTGGCCCAATCCGGAGATACCATTGCAGGATTTGACATGAACCAGGCAGATCTTGACTCCCTTTCAAAAGAGCTGACCGCCATTGGCGGGGACCACCTCCTTGAACCCATCAACATTCTGGACCGGGATAAAATCCTGGCATTCAGGGACCGGGTCATGGAAAAATACAACCGGGTGGATATCGTGCTCTCCAATATCGGCATTGGATTTTTCGGGCCGTTTGAGGAAACCGATCTTGCCAAGGCAGCCCAGTGCATTGAAATCAATGTTATGGGAACGGCAGCCGTGTTCCAGGCCTTTATCCCGGCCATGCGCGAAAACAAAAAATCTTAA